In Eubacteriales bacterium mix99, the DNA window GTCCCTCTTCAGTTGTTCGCTTCTCTCATTCAGGGACACTGTCACCTTGTAAATTTCGCTTTTCAGGATGGACAGTTCGCCTTCCTCGTTATCCGGAAGCTCCAGTGCATATTCCCCGTCGTTCACCCGCCTCAGATAATCCCCCAGCGCGGAGAGCAGCCGGTATTGTCTCCGGACAAATATCAAAAAAAGGATGTCCAGCAGCAGACAGCCGGCTCCGGCTGCCACAGCTGCAATCGGTAAAAAAGCATGGGTGATAACAACGGCTGCCATCGTAATGAGCAGCATAATGCACAGCAATTTTCTGATTTCCCGGTTTCGCAGCCATTTCATCAAATCTTTCTCCGCCTCTTTCCGACCACCTCCACAGTGGCATGAATTGCGTTCTGCTAGTCTCCCATCCGGTACCCCATCCCGCGAACCGTCTGAAGCAGCACGGGATGCTGAGGATCCTCCTCAATCTTTTCCCGCAGTCGTTTGATGTATACCGTAAGCGTATTGTCATTTACAAAGTCCCCGCCTGCATCCCAGATCTCTTCCAGCAGCTGTCTGCGGGTAAGAAGCTGTCCCCGGTTTGCGGCAAACGTCTGCAGCAGCCGATATTCCAAAGCAGTCAGGGGGATTTCCGTACCATTTTTCATCACGATGCCCTTACCCGTATCAATGGTAAGCCCGTTCATACGAATGATGTCCCTTTCGTCCCCTCCTGCACGGCGCAGTACAGTGCGGACCCGGGATAAAAGCTCCCGCAGGCGGAAAGGTTTGGCAATATAATCATCGGCGCCCATATCCAGGCCCTTTACAACATTGGACTCCTCATTGAATACGGTAAGAAAAATAATGGGGGTATCCGAAACCTTTTTGATCTCCCTGCAGAGGTCATAACCATTTCCATCCGGAAGGGACACATCCAGAATGGCCAGATCAAAATCCTGTAATTTGATTTTCTTCTTCGCAGAAGCGGTATCCCGGCAGGTCGTTACTTCGTAGCCTTCTTCCCGCAGAGCATAGGAAAGCCCCATAATAATAGTACTGTCATCCTCCACCAGTAAAATCTGCTGCACGATCCGCTCACACTCCCTTTTCAGCAAATCAACGTTTAACCACATAATATCCGAAACACATTGCTTCGTCAATTGCATTGGACAACCGACCATAAAATACTGCCTGCTGTCTGTCATGCTTCCCGTCCCTATCGGATGGTCCAATGGACAGGTCCTTCCCAAATAACCTGCAGCACAGCATTGACAATTATGTATAGCAGCTATACAATGGGATCATTGATCGATTCATTGAATGAACCATTCATGATATCGATTCATTGAATGAACCGATCCATGATACCAATTCATTGAATTGACTATTCATGATACTGATTCATTGAATGGATTGATTCACTGACCGGCAAATACCTGGGGGTGACGTTTTGAGCATCAGTGAGCTTCTGCTGGACGTAATCAGCGAGTTTTATGAAACAGACAACCGGGCAACGACATTCGGTACCGGTACAGAACTTTATCACTCGGAGATCCATATGCTCCAATGTATCGCAGACCATCCTGCCCTGCACATCTCCGGCCTTGCACGCCTTCTGGAGGTGACGCGCGGAGCGGCATCGCAAACTGCCAAAAGGCTGGAACGAAAAGAAATGATTGTGAAGAAAGCCAGCCCGGAGAATGAGAAAATGGTTGTGCTGCGGTTAACCATAAAAGGAATAAATCCCCTAATGCATAGTGTTGCTTGATTACGTTTCAACATCAGTATTAGTAGCATAGAATTCTCTATACCTTAGCAATCTGGGATTTTGAAATCCCAAATTTATCACACGCTCTACTTTTTCCAACAATTCGGCTGGCGGGTTTGTGACAAACGCAAACAAGTTCAGATATCCTTGTATGTCCTCGCGTTTGAAGCCGCTGTGAGAATTCAGGAAGTTTTTAAGTATGGCGTGAACGCGGTTGACCGGATTCATAGGGTTCACATTGTCAGGCATCCCTTTTAAGGATTTAGAAGGATGCACTACGCTTTTCAGCGAAAGCTTCTTAATCAGGCGGCTGTGCGAGGTGTCGCCGTCATGGATTAAGAGCGACCCTTGTCTGATATGTTCCCCGAATGCCTCAAATGTCCTCTTTTGCGAAGGTTTGCCCGTGCCCTCCAGCAGAACCACACTGTTTTTCTTGTCTGTGGCAACGCCAATGCAGAGCTGGTTCATAGACAGCCCTCTCAGCTTGTCGCCGTTGTCCTTCCGCACCATGTCTTCCGCCCGGACGGAATAGAAGGTTTCGTCGAGCCAGATGTCGCCCGACAGGACGACCCCGTCCTGCACCCCTTCGAGCGTCAAGAAGAGCTTCTGAAGCCAGTATCTGGACGTTCTGAATGCGTTTTTGTTGTTCCAGGAGTCAGCGGTGATGCTTACGTGGTGGAATAAATTTAAGCAGTAGTCAGTCCATTCGCTGATTGGGATCCGGTGTTCATCGAAAATCGTGCCCGTAGTGGGCAGGAAGGTTTTGCCGCAGATGCACATATAGCGTTGCACCCCGCTGCGCGTATGGCCGCTCTTCTTAAAGCCTTCCGCCCCGCAGTATGGGCATTTAGCGGGGATGTGGGAATTAATCATCTCGGCTTCGCAACTATCGGCAACCTTCTGATGGCGGCTTTCGTAGCTGGCAATGTAGCGTCCCTGCAAAAATTTCTGTGTCGCAGTCATGTTTTCAGTCCCTTCCCATGGCGTTTTCCTGCGTGATTTCGCCCGTTCCATTCTATCCCTCCTGCATTTCCGTATGACGAAAGCATATCATACGAACAACAGAAAAGCAACACTATGCATTAGGGGATTTAAAGGAATTATTGCAGTGGAGCATCATAAAAAGGCACATGAGCATTACGATGCGATAATTGGTAAAGTTCTGAAGGAAGCCAAACCGGATCAGATAAACTTTCTGGCGGATTTTTTACGGGAATTTGAAAAAAGCCTGAAAGAAGAGAAAGGGCAGAGAACAACAGGAAGCAATAAAAAGTGCCCGGGAACCAATGAAAATTGATTTGTAAAGATCCAGAGGGAGACGAAGAATGGACAAGGAGTATTTGATACATGATAAGCCACTGAAGGCTTTGTTTGTTTTTTCATTGCCAATGATTATCGGAAATATCTTTCAGCAGTTCTATACCATGGTGGATTCCATGGTAGTCGGACGTTATGTCAGCGAGAATGCCCTGGCTGCAGTGGGGGCATGTTATTCCCTGACAAATGTGTTTATCTGCATTGCTATGGGAGGCGGTGTGGGAGCTTCCGTTCTTGCCAGCCGCTATTTCGGCGCCAGAAACTATCGGAAAATGAAACGGTCCGCCTATACTGCCCTGCTGGCGTTTTTGGGTATAGCTGTTTTACTGGGTGCGTTCGGCTTGCTGACCGGCAGAAAGATCATGCAGCTTTTACGGACCCCGGCCTCGATACTGGATATGGCAACGGTCTATCTGAACATCTACTTTATCGGCCTTCCGTTTTTGTTTATTTATAATGTACTTTCTGCCATGTTCAACGCCATTGGACGCTCCCGCACTCCATTGTATTTATTGATTTTCTCATCCGTCCTGAATATCTTTCTGGACGTATATATGGTAACGTCCCTTCATATGGGCGTTGCAGGGGTTGCCTGGGCTACCCTGATCGCGCAGGGGATTTCCGCTGTCGTTTCCCTTTTCCTGTTTCTCCGCACTTTATCAAGGTACACGGACGAAAGCACCGGGGACGATGCTCCGGAAGAGGCGGGGGAATCCACCGGGAACCGGACGAAAGAAGGGAAAAA includes these proteins:
- a CDS encoding response regulator transcription factor → MWLNVDLLKRECERIVQQILLVEDDSTIIMGLSYALREEGYEVTTCRDTASAKKKIKLQDFDLAILDVSLPDGNGYDLCREIKKVSDTPIIFLTVFNEESNVVKGLDMGADDYIAKPFRLRELLSRVRTVLRRAGGDERDIIRMNGLTIDTGKGIVMKNGTEIPLTALEYRLLQTFAANRGQLLTRRQLLEEIWDAGGDFVNDNTLTVYIKRLREKIEEDPQHPVLLQTVRGMGYRMGD
- a CDS encoding MarR family transcriptional regulator gives rise to the protein MSISELLLDVISEFYETDNRATTFGTGTELYHSEIHMLQCIADHPALHISGLARLLEVTRGAASQTAKRLERKEMIVKKASPENEKMVVLRLTIKGINPLMHSVA
- a CDS encoding transposase — translated: MERAKSRRKTPWEGTENMTATQKFLQGRYIASYESRHQKVADSCEAEMINSHIPAKCPYCGAEGFKKSGHTRSGVQRYMCICGKTFLPTTGTIFDEHRIPISEWTDYCLNLFHHVSITADSWNNKNAFRTSRYWLQKLFLTLEGVQDGVVLSGDIWLDETFYSVRAEDMVRKDNGDKLRGLSMNQLCIGVATDKKNSVVLLEGTGKPSQKRTFEAFGEHIRQGSLLIHDGDTSHSRLIKKLSLKSVVHPSKSLKGMPDNVNPMNPVNRVHAILKNFLNSHSGFKREDIQGYLNLFAFVTNPPAELLEKVERVINLGFQNPRLLRYREFYATNTDVET
- a CDS encoding MATE family efflux transporter encodes the protein MDKEYLIHDKPLKALFVFSLPMIIGNIFQQFYTMVDSMVVGRYVSENALAAVGACYSLTNVFICIAMGGGVGASVLASRYFGARNYRKMKRSAYTALLAFLGIAVLLGAFGLLTGRKIMQLLRTPASILDMATVYLNIYFIGLPFLFIYNVLSAMFNAIGRSRTPLYLLIFSSVLNIFLDVYMVTSLHMGVAGVAWATLIAQGISAVVSLFLFLRTLSRYTDESTGDDAPEEAGESTGNRTKEGKKPKPKVFSWEELKDMSRIALPSILQQSTVSIGMMLVQSVVNSFGPKMLAGFSAAMRIESICVVPMTAIGNAISSYAAQNIGANRLDRVQKGYRAANLLVAAFAVVICVVLESSYTGITSSFLGSDGTQVALRTGSNYLKFMGWFFTIIGLKMVTDGVLRGAGDMKMFTIANFVNLAIRVTFAVTMAPRFGIAMIWTAVPIGWLVNFIISFSEYRTGKWQTIAEGSSR